Proteins co-encoded in one Nicotiana sylvestris chromosome 7, ASM39365v2, whole genome shotgun sequence genomic window:
- the LOC104233721 gene encoding probable transcription factor At3g04930 translates to MASVEDQHNNQVYNDDDLDDDVVDEEDDDVDVDDDDDEDSTSSLPAPTPAPVDQQTVTIAVVGVPAQRINEFAAVTPPPTAATIVEEKKPSAIDDSRKLFQRLWTDEDEIELLQGFLEYTTQRGGINSSSHHHDTTAFYDQIKSKLQLDFNKNQLVEKLRRLKKKYRNVMSKMASGKDFVFKSSHDQATFEISRKIWSNAVPIVVRGGGSAAPPPPEDGGFDDEDSHLNLNANFVDHSHNGIDIKTPRSRKRSRGGAVKVEEKHGFIQHYYLPSPSGGGTNMSSPAPAPAPAPGFTPFPMAAPQATAPPTTTAAVAASAAASIPSLIEETVRSCLSPIFKELLNNVTNLSGSRSFGFGMALSPIPLGFGSSGAMNSDMMADEKWRKQQMLELEVYSRRLELVQDQIKAQLEELRSMST, encoded by the coding sequence ATGGCTTCCGTAGAAGATCAACACAACAACCAAGTCTACAACGATGACGATCTCGATGATGACGTTGttgacgaagaagatgatgaCGTCGACGTCGATGATGATGACGATGAGGATTCCACTTCCTCTCTTCCTGCTCCTACTCCTGCTCCTGTTGATCAACAAACGGTTACTATAGCCGTTGTTGGTGTCCCTGCGCAGCGGATCAACGAATTCGCCGCCGTTACTCCGCCTCCGACTGCCGCTACGATTGTGGAAGAAAAAAAGCCGTCAGCTATCGATGACTCTCGTAAGCTTTTTCAACGGCTGTGGACGGATGAAGATGAGATTGAATTGTTACAAGGGTTTCTGGAATACACGACACAGCGAGGTGGAATAAATTCGTCGTCGCATCATCATGATACGACTGCGTTTTATGACCAGATCAAAAGCAAGTTACAGCTGGATTTCAACAAAAATCAGCTAGTAGAGAAGCTGAGGAGGTTGAAGAAGAAATATCGGAATGTAATGAGCAAAATGGCATCTGGTAAAGACTTTGTCTTTAAAAGCTCTCATGATCAAGCTACTTTCGAAATCTCTCGAAAAATCTGGAGCAATGCGGTCCCCATTGTCGTCCGCGGCGGCGGTTCTGCAGCACCACCACCACCAGAAGATGGCGGATTTGACGATGAGGATTCTCACCTTAACCTTAACGCTAATTTCGTTGACCACAGCCATAACGGAATTGACATTAAAACTCCTAGGTCGAGGAAAAGGTCTAGAGGAGGAGCAGTTAAAGTTGAAGAAAAACACGGTTTTATTCAACACTACTATCTGCCATCTCCATCTGGTGGAGGGACAAATATGTCCTCTCCCGCACCCGCACCTGCACCTGCACCAGGGTTCACTCCCTTTCCAATGGCAGCCCCTCAGGCCACGGCCCCTCCCACGACCACAGCTGCAGTAGCAGCATCAGCTGCTGCTTCAATACCTAGTTTGATCGAGGAAACAGTGAGGAGCTGTTTATCACCCATTTTCAAGGAGTTGTTAAACAATGTGACTAATTTGAGTGGATCGAGAAGTTTTGGGTTTGGAATGGCATTGAGTCCAATCCCTTTAGGATTTGGCAGCAGCGGTGCAATGAACTCTGATATGATGGCTGACGAGAAATGGAGGAAGCAACAAATGCTAGAATTGGAAGTTTATTCGAGGAGATTAGAGCTTGTTCAAGATCA